The nucleotide sequence AATGGTGGATATGTTCAATGTGCGGTAAGATGAAGGAAAGTTCGTGAGACAAAAATGATTCCGTATGAGCTATGACGATGTTGTGTCGTGTTGGTGTGAATTGATGACTTAGAAATGGGGCAACAATGGGTTTGTATCATGTTAAGGTCCTAGCTAGGGATTTCTTACGCCACGGCATTTGATGCTGTTTCCTCACAAGAAGGGTCATAACGTGACAGACCCGCGGCGGTCTAGATTACCGGTAGACATACCGTAGCTTGCGTTGATAAGATAGATGGTGTGGTTCAATAAACATATTTTGCAAATCTAGACAGGTCCATATGCGAATGACGTTGCGTGAATTCTGTGACACCTGCCTGGTACGTCACTGTACCGTACCGCCTGCCCCTGGTGGCGGCATGTGGGCTGCCGCCACCGAACTTGGCAACGATCGATCGACTCTGTCTTTTACTGTGCATGGCCGACTTGGTTAAACATGGCATTTACAATTGAGCATATGGGAATTAAGTACTCTGTCCTCGTCTCGACCACCTGAAAGTTCAGGGTCTTGGAGGACCCCCGCAGATTGATATTCTGTGGATACATTTGGTTTCCCTGGCTTGGATTTCAGGGTCCTTTCCAGATCAACGGAGATGTATAGAATCAAAAAAAGATGGGCGTACAATAAACCTACCTTACTCTGCCCTAGGTTGTTACCTAATTACTATTCAAGGTGAGGACATGGAGTGGGTACCAATGGACAGGTAGTTAAGTTTAGGATGGAGGAAGCTGCCCATCCATGACAGCCCGAATCGTTCGTCTCTTGTTGCAAAGTTTGAGTCAAGTCTCTTGTTCGCATTACTGCACTGCACATGAGGTGAGGCTCGTGGATggagcttcttttttttgaaacGACCAAAGATACGAAAGCTGATGATGATTAGGTTCTTAAGAAGCATGGGCGAGCGTCGCATGGAAAAAGTCCattggccatttcccatgTTGAGCTGAAGGTCCGGCGGCCGGCAAATGTTGAGGTGAGGAGGGGAAAAACCGAGCAATGACGACATTGTCCCCCGGACTCCACTGTTTTGGCGGTCATTTTACGTTGCATTTTTCTTTGTCGCCGGACAGAAGCCACCTACAGTAGACGCTATGGGAACCAGCCGCAGCAAAGAAAGCCCTTGCACATGGGTAGGTTGTTTAGAAGCGGCTCACCGTAGACCCGCCCACAGCTCTGGTTCGACCCAATGAACAGGGCTAAATGCCAAGCTTAATGGCGGGTAGGACTGCCAGACGCCAGAGGTTTGGGGGAGAAAACCCACAGCCCATCAGACGAATGCATGTCCGTTTTGAGCTTGCCACTTtcagcgtttttttttttttttttttacacgtACAATGCGATCCATGCGCAGCTGATGGAGCAAACCTGTGCTCGCTACCCTACCTTGCGTTCGATGGTATCGATTCTATTGAGAGCTCTGCCATCGGCGCGCCCCCAATTGCTCTCGATGTGAACATTTGCCCCAGACTTCGGCccagtctagaactagccaGCCCATTTTTCTAATACACCTTCGGTACTAGCCTCTTTCCAGCCCGACTGCTCAATAGCCTACCGCCTAAtgtgtacctacctaagctAGCCTAGACCAGACGTCAGCTGCCCTTCTCGGATTGATTCTCCTCCACCCTCCCACTTCATATCTTTTTTTGAGCTGTGAACGTTTACCCGCCCGACCTTGAGCTCTTGTCTTCTCATCGCAGTCGAACCGCTCCGCTCGCAGAAGCAAACATAGCTTCCGTCCTCATAGCAACAGCCTTGGACGCCATCCGTCGGTTACTAATAGCACGCAAAAAGTTCTACCTGGGCAGTGCAACAGACCCTTGCGACAGCTCTGCGATAGGTTGCTGTCCCCAGCGCATACAGGCTTGACTTCGCGCTTGACGCCCAATTTGCCCGGCGGTCCCAAAACCGCGGGACAATCTAGACCACGGAGCTTGGGACACCTGAACTTCCGTCAACTTCTGCCTATCCATGACTTGACCGCATGAGAACAGATGATGCTTCATGAATTTTGGGACCTGGATTAGCCTTGATTTTGAAACTATCTAGGCTTTCCCTCCCAAGGCTCAGAAATCACTCTCTATAATCCATGCGGGTGGCTCACCGGCTCCGGCGTTATGGTCTCCCGAGATGCATCTATTGCAGGTGAAGCTGCTTGCGAAACGAATCCTCTAGGGCCATTAAAACATTCCGAATATGAAAATGGCAGATCCGGACCTGACACGGGTTCCTTCTACTCGAGCAAAACCTCTGCTACAGAACAGTACCAGCCCACTCCGGAGTCTATCTTCGCCTCTCAGCACGATGACCAAATCAATCTCTCGAGCTCGATGTTGGGCTTCAACAATGGATCGGGAGACGACATTCCACCCCCAAGAAGCCCCCTGACTCTCTCATTGCCGTATGTCACCGCGGCTGACCTGGCATTCGCGGCGCTGCACTACTTACCGCTACCTGTCTTGGTACTTAACAGTCTCAAAACTGTTGTTCTAGCCAACGAGGCCATGGGCAGGCTTTTGGGATTCGATGCCGATGGGCCGACGGCAATGACTGTGCAGGAAAGACTCAAAGGGCGGACTATCTCGCAGGTCGGCATAGACTTGCTCCAGGACGGCAAAGTAGCACGGCTAAAGTGGGATAACTTTCTGGATCTCGTGGCGGACAACGTGAGCTTGGGTCCCACCTTTCGGCCTACCGAAGGCGCAGACGGATCATCGACGCCAACTTGGGCCTCAGAGAACTCAGATGCGAAGCAACCGCCTCGCCCACAAACCTGCGTCGACGTCATCATCTCCAAGGACGATGTCGGCAAACCGAAAGCGACTTGGCCCCACCGAGTGTCCAAGTCCAACCCTGAGCTTTACACTTACGCCAAGATGCTGATATCGGTGTGGGAAGTCGACGGGCAGATGTACTTTACTCTGACTTTCACCAACACAGAAAGCAAGGTGGATGCATCGGCTCGgcacaaaaaatcagttGCTCAGCCTAGTCTGATCGAGGACGCAAAGTCAAGATCAGTATATGCTACACACTCGTCATCTACGGGGACATCTAGTATCGAATCGCCGACAAGTTCTCATAGTAGTCTAATTACGCCGGTGAGCCTCGGCTTATCGCCCTTTCCTCCGTTTGGCCCTCCGAACTCCAGCACAAATCAAAACGGGCCTTCGATTCTTACCAAGCTCCTTACGATGAAGGATGCAACGCTGGATAATTCGCAAATGCCGATTCTTGCCATGTGGAAAGATGGCTCTGCTTCTTTTCCAAACAAGGCGGCCAGGGCCATGTTCCGGACCGATCAGTCCGACGCTAGTGAAGGAGATGCGCTTTTGAGGCGTTGGGACGTATACGATGAAGACTTTACTCAGGCTCTCGAGCCTCAGGATTACCCCATCTCAATACTGCTGCGCACAGAAACGCCTTTCACGGGAATCCGAATAGGCATGTATAACCCGGATGGCCAGAAGGTCGTGTTCGATGTACTCGGTGAGGCGATCAAAGACGAACAGACCGGCGAGTTTCTAGCAGGAGTCATCTACTGCCGAGACGTCTCTCCGATGAAGCAAATCATCAATAACATGAAGGAGCTGGAAGATGAGAAGTTCAGGTTAATCTGTGATACTATGCCTCAACTTGTTTGGACAACTACTCCTGATGGCCGCCATGATTTCTACAACGACCGATGGTACAGATATACAGGCTTAACCAAGGGCGACTCCCTTGGGCTCGGCTGGAAACACCCTTTCCATCCCGATGACATGCCCGAAGCAGAAAGAAGGTGGGCCAGGTCGCTCGCAACCGGACAACCTTACGACGTAGAATACCGATGTCGAAACAAAGATGGCGAATGGCGTTGGATGCTGGGACGTGCTCTTCCACTGAGAGACCCGGAGACCAAGGAAATCAAGAAGTGGTTTGGTGAGATCTACCCTCTCTGTAACTCCTTAGCCTCGGCTTCTGactctgatttttttttcatctcaaTGCAGGAACCTGCACTGATGTGCACGAGAGTATACAGGCGAAAGTAACCGCAGAGCGCTTAAGAGAGCAGCTTTTGACTGTCATAACACATGCTCATGTCACAATATTCACCGTGGATAACGATCGCAACGTCACTATGCTAGAGGGGGCTTTGCGCTGGGACGCGACTGGAGAGAACTACAGAGACCTCGAGGGTGACTCAAAGTGGTATGTGGGGCGTAATATGTATGAGGTCTTCAACACTTTGAATTCTCATCTGGAAGACGGTGAACGCCCACGGTTTTTGGAGCCCATCGAGGCCATTTTGGCCGGCAAGTCAACGGAAGATATCCAAGAACATGGGTTTGGTATGCATTCGCCCTCGCGCCCTCTGTTCCACATATCTTTTGTCCCTGTAGAGAGCTAACTCGGACTACAGATGGACGATGGTATCGGACGCGCTTCATTCCGGTCAGCGCCAAGCTGAAAACCGCCGAGGGATTCTCTAACAACGCCGGGTCAATCGAAGGCGTCATTGGTGTCATCTTTGATGTTACCGAATTGAGGGCTCGCGAGATGGATCTGGTTGAGCAAGCTAAAGAAAGGCGACAACTGGTTGCCAACGAGGCTGCTGCAAAGGAGGCCAGCCGCCTGAAGAGTCAATTCCTTGCGAATGTAAGAATTCCTTGCCATTGTGCCCCTCCTGCACACCGGCTGCATAAAATTACACTTCGAGTTTTGCCGGCTAATCCAAGTGATTTTAGATGTCCCATGAGATTCGCACCCCCATCACTGGCGTGATTGGAATGTCAGAGCTGCTCTTGGATCTTGAGCTTGGGGATGAGGAGCGAGAATATGGCGAAAACAGTAAGCTATACCCACTTCAATGTGCCCAGAACGTTGAGGGCTTTGCTTGCACGGAAAATGAGCAACGTGGCCTTTGAATGCGTCCAACTAACCAAACATGCAGTATATCGATCTGCAAACGCTCTTCTAGCGGTGATCAACGATATTCTCGACTTCTCAAAGGTTGAGTCGGGACATTTGGACATCGAGGAAGTCCAGTTCTCACTCTCGGTCATCGTCGGTGATGTGAACAAGATGCTGAGCTTTGCAGCTGAGCGCAAGAACTTGGACTTCCAATCCGAAATCGCTTCGGACATTGAAGAAGACCTTGTTGTCCTGGGTGATCCCGGCCGAGTTAGACAGATCATTACAAATCTGTTAACCAACAGTATCAAGTTCACAAAGCAAGGCTATGTGAGGTTTTCAGTTGTGAAGGAGAGGGAAACGCCAGACATAATCGAAATTAAGTTTGTGGTGGAAGACACTGGCATCGGCATAGATGCTCAGGTTCGGTCGCGTCTGTTCCAGCCCTTCAGCCAAGGCGACGCCTCGACTGCCCGCAGATTTGGTGGCACCGGACTGGGGTTGACCATTAGCAAAAACCTTCTCGAACTGATGAAGGGTCGGATGACCCTTGAGTCCGCCGAGGGCAAAGGCACGACAGCGACATTTTGGATTCCTTTTAACAGACCCCCTAACGGCAGTTACGAGGGAAATCTAGTTCAGATTGACGCGCTGCCTGACCGTCTACAGTCGGACATAAGCGTATCCTGCAACAGTTTAGGCGAGTCGGAGCAGATTTCGACAGCTGCAACCAAAGGCCAAGCCGATAGCAGAGCAAGCACTCCAAGCGGAAACAAGTCCGCCTCATCTTTGCGTCGTAAACCATCGATAGCTTTGGGGCCGGCGTCTCCAGTCTTGGCTGATCTCAGCATGGCCGACCGAGCTGAGATGCACGTGTTGTTGGTGGAAGACAACTTGATCATCCAGCAAATCGCGATTAAAAACATAAAGAAACTTGGATTCAAGGTCGATGCCGTGTGGAATGGCAAGGAAGCTCTGGCATACCTTGAAGGAGCACAAGACGGAAAGAATCCCAAGCCGGATATAATATTGATGGATGTTCAGATGCCGGTTCTTGATGGTTATCGAACCGTTCACTTGCTCAGACATCATTTCCCATACAAGACGTACGTCAACGACGTGCCTATTGTGGCAATGACGGCTTCAGCGATCCAAGGAGACCGCGAGAGGTGCATGCAGGCAGGCATGGATGATTACCTCGCCAAACCTGTCAAGAGCAAACTCTTGGAAAAAATGTTGGTGCGATGGACAAAGGACAGGAGAAAACTACCAGAGATGACAGCAGGGTTATCCTGCTCCAGTTCGGAGTGTGGGGTTTCTGATGGGAGCCTAGGCACTATGGAGTCGCCCGCGTTGCCCCCAATCATGTCGGATATCGCCGATTCCTTGCTACTCCGGAGGCCCaaacagcaccagcagccggCCGTGTTACCCGTACCCGAAAACATCAACGAGGACAATGGCAACGGTGGAGAGATGCCGGATTCGTCGACGCCAATGCCTATACAAGAAGGGCCCCAGAGTTCAGGCTTCCGCTTGCTCAGCAATGAGAGTGAAGGGGCCAAGTTTCAAAAGCCGTTGAGGATAATGGAGGCCAGCGAACGTGCCATGCACTCACGGGACGACAAGCTTGTCAACGCCGCAGAGGATGAGTTTTCGAGGCCGTCACCATCATACAGCTTGGAGGCGCCGCTAGGTATGGGCAGTGGATTCCTGACTGAGGAAAATATGGGCCGACTAGGGCTACAGGAGGCCTTGAAGCAGCAGAGGTCGTCAGGTCCAGGGGAGGGATGACAGGCTCAATACACAGGGAGCTAGTTGATGTACAAGCTAGGGGGCACAATTCATCAGGAAAATAAAAGTTATCGGACCGATTCCAATAACCAGGCGCCCCGGTTTTCTAGGGTATATCGGTGCAGGATGATTGATCAAATATCCTTGGTACGCATTTGGAATTGGGTCCATGTTTCTTTTGGTTCGGCAAGCGATACACATGGCCATCGGATTCTTCAAAACCAGGTTGTTCGAGCGTCGTCGTTGCATCAAGTATAGATATAGGATCGAAGACAGATTCCTTTCAGGTTTACTAGCGAAAGCCTCATTATAGCCGCGATAGTATTAGACACGACATAGCAGCATGGGAAAGGGCTCCTCTGAATGGAATTTGTTTGAATGAATTTCAACATCCATGAATTTCGGTCATGCTATGGCTGATAGGAAAGGGGGAGTATTTACAAAAAGATATTCGCTTACTGATGTCGGACCTCTCTTACTTGGTCTAATGAACAAGTGCAGTCAAACTGTAGCTGAAGTAAAAGATTATATCGGCAAAGCACAACGGTGAAGAAATAAACAAGggttaataaaaaaaaacacaagctAGAGAGCAAGTGTTTACATGCTCATTGTCGAGCGCCCTTGGAAagtaaagaagaaaaaaaggagaaaaagaagcaaagggCAACAAAGGGGGTATCCGTGAAGAGACGCATGTTAGTTAAATGGTGTAGGGTGGGGAGGAGTAGGATGTTGAATGTCAAAGTgtaaagagaagaaaaaaagaaaaggttccATTTGGTTGCGATAATCGATTTTTTGTCGTTGTATCGTTTGCGTCACATCGTGTGATGATTTGGTTTTGGGTCGTTTTGTGGTCATTGCATGCGTAACACATCACAAGTTGAACGTGGACGTGGCCGTAGTGTAAAGTCTTGCGTCAAGGGGCAAAAATGCGCCTGCTGGATTTTGAGAGTTGAGCGCATCACTCGTGTCACAGTATCGCGGAGTAAGGATGCCATGTTAAGTCCAAAGGGGGAGTAGTAATGGGAAGAACGCCGGACGCCAGGTGATGCCTATGTTTTCGTAAAATTGTGGTTGGGTTCCGAAGTAAGATGGATGAGTGGATGGAATCAGGGGTCGGCTGTTTGTGATGCGGAATCGGGGTAGAAAAGTCCAAGGCCTCAGGGTGACATGCTCCTGGCCATCGCGTTCTCAATGCTCATATGACGCTTGTGCATCAAAGGGGATCGCTGCAGCTCCTGAACTACGCCAGCCCAGCCCCGGCGATGAGCGCCGCCGTTGCCTCCAgggccgtcgtcgtcatcggtcCCTGTGTGGTGGCCCATGGCTTGTGTGGTAATGCGACGCAGCGGAGGCCTGCGCTTGATGGCTTCACGAATCGACGCCCCGAGTGCGGGAAAGTTCGGGGGCGGTTCTTGGATAGGGCTGGGTGTCTCGGTCAACGGGGAGGCAAGTTGCGCGCGGCCCTGAGGCGGCGTCTGATCGGGGCTGATTATGCCGAGACCCGAGGGCTTTTCAGGATCGCGCTGCATCGTCGACGTCATGGCAGTCTTTTGCGCCAGCTCAGCGGCGGCGCTGGTTGTGGAGGCGACAATGCTCATGTACATGACCAGAAACCTCATCCTGAGCATGTCCAGGCGGCGCACTCGCTCCGACAGCTCGGCGCGCCGCGCAGACCAGAGGAGGCGGGCTGAGAGGCGCAGGCGCGGGATGGATGAGACGACATCATTGCTGGCAGCGCCGGGTTTggagtcggcggcggcgggtgcCACTTCATCAACGGCTGGGACGAGGCCGCCATGGTCTGCGACGAGCAGGAGCCCATTCAGATCCTCGCGCAGGTCATCGCCGGCCTTTTGTATATCGCGCAGCAGGCGACCCAGACGAATCTTGTCCTCGAGGCGGGGGACGCGGCTTAGGTCGCGGTCGTAGGATTCGTTCTCCTCCACGGACGAGTCGAGGGCGTCTAGAAAGGCCGAGACCTCCGTGGGCGCGGAGCGGTACGCGGACGTGTAGCGAGTGACGATTTGTCCGAGCACCAAGACGGAGAGAAGGAGGGCGGTCAGGACTAGGAGAAGGGCCCACTGGCGGCCCAAGTCGGACATGATTATTTGATTCCCGGGTCTCACTCTGCCACCGCGTGCCGGGTTTTTATTTGATTTCAAAATGAGTAGCAGATAGTATATCAGTCAGGAGAGGTTGGTCTATATTTGCGCGATCTGAGTCTCATCGTCTATGCTTTCCCAGGTATTCTCTGTTTGGTGTCTTCCCTCGTCTGTTTGTTTTCTCACTTTCGGCGCACGAAGCCTCAGCAGTAGGTATGATCGGGATGCGAATATGCGCGTAATGTGACGCAGGTTGTGGGAAAATATGTGTGGTAGGTGTGTTACTCTGTGTGTGCAGCGGGAAGGAAAAGCATATGACGGAGTAGGGCCTTAGGTCTTGTCTCACTGGCTGACGGCCGTGGTGTGAAATAATAGAGTGGCCGGGGTTTGATGGCATGTGTGAGGGGGGGGAACGCAATCCAATACAGCCAATGCCTGCTCCGCTTCTCAACAAGAAGCCAACCAGCTGATTTGATGCCGTAAATGATGCGCACTTGCAGCATAGGCAAGCCCCAGCGTCCTGCAGCAGACCGCTTCCAACATGATCCATCCGTCACTCGAGTGCCCGCTTTTGCTTTGCTTCATGGTTACATgctaaaagccttgggaCGGTTCGACAGTGGTTCCTGCGCTCACCGCGTTGTCTTGCCATTGGTGATGCGAAGTTATCCACCAGCCAGATCCAATGAACACCGCCTTTTCGGGATGAATACGGAATGGCGTCCCTGCAGCCGCGCCGCCCATTTAAGTCACATGCAGTGAATGGGTTAGGTTAAATGGACTTGTTATAATAGTATGATCTGGCGAGACAACGATCAGACTATGGGAGGATACTGTGAGGCAGAAACGCCGCTTTccaaactagaactagaactggaactagtctagaattGGGCCAGCGAGGGGTAATCGGAAAATGGAGGGGAAGGAGGCGTGGCTGGTGAGGTAATTCCGCTGCTACCGTATTGTTGGAAAAATGCGCGCAAAATGGTTCGCGCCGGAGGTATTGAATCCACATCAAATCCCCATCGATATCAACTCAATCCCAGCAGCTGTGATCCGGACCCTGCTAGGGCTGCACGGTTCAACCCTGTAACCGTTGCACAAAGCTCGCTTCGTACCTGAAGTCTTGCCAGCCCAGTCTAGATGCTGTGGGCCGCGCAACAAACCTTGCCTCGGTTGACATCTTCGTAAGACCCCCCACTGCTGCGGTTGCTTCTCAACGGTCATGGGCTGGTGCATGGCATGACGGTTGGTCCACGTCGACTGGACAATAATATCGTCAATTTACAAAGTATGTATGTACCATTGGCTTTGGTGCCCAGAAAATCAAGAAGTTATACTCCCATGACCGTTATTTAACTTGCCAAGGTGCATCCCTATGGCATGCACGGGCACTAGTTTTTGGTTCTAATCAGTGAAAGCCCACTGATTTTGGGCTGGATTGCATATGCCGGGTGGACAGAGATGCGTCAACAGTCGCAATTTCATCCAATGGCGCATCACTTTCCCGTTGCTCATTCCCCACAGACATGACATACTAATACCGATGCTAGATCAACGCGCATCTGCATATGCCTGCCTCTTTAGCTTAAGATCCTGCAAATTGCTGTCGTTGTACTTTCGCTCAATTCTGAAAAGTACGAaaaatagcaaaaaccaagaAATAACGCAGAAGCGGGCCTATCAACTGACACCACCAAATCTCACCTCAACCGAACCGTCAAGCCAGTCCTAGCTAGCAGGCGCCAAGCTCACGATGGCGGGGTCGCAAACCACTTGTCCTGACCCCTCATCCTACCCCTTCCCCTTGCCAGCGATCCTTACCCACCCTGCCAGTGCGCCACCGACACTCATCACACAAGGCGCCGAGGGCCGCCTGTACAAAACAACATACTTGCGGCCGGATTTGCCGTGCGCCCTCAAGCACAGGCCATCGAAGCCATATCGACATCCGATCCTGGATGCCCGCCTAACGCGCCAGCGCATCCTCGCCGAGGCGCGCATCCTATCCAAGTGCAGGCGCGATGGCACCGCCGCTGGCGTGCCGGCTGTGTACGCGCTGGACGAGGCGGCGGGATGGTTGATGCTGGAGTGGATAGAGGGGGTGCCGGTGCGCGTGAGCATCAACGAGTGGCTTAAGCGGAGGACAAGGTTGGGGGCCTCGTCCGCCATACAGGAAGACGAGCAGCTCGTCAAGCTCATGAGGAAGATGGGTGCCGCAGTGGCGGCTATACATCGCGTTGGCGTAGTTCACGGTGACCTGACCACGAGCAACATGATGCTCCGTCCTCCACAGAACCAGGGCGAGGTAGCCGAGGATAGGCTTCTCGATGGCGACGTGGTTGTGATCGATTTTGGCCTGGCGAGCCAGAGCGTTTCCGATGAGGATAGAGCCGTGGACCTCTATGTATTGGAGAGAGCATTTGGAAGCACGCACCCCAGAGCCGAGGCTGTCTTTGAGCAAGTCCTCAAGGGATACCAGGAGGGATTCAAACAAGCAACGCCAGTGCTGAGGAAACTGGAAGATGTGCGGATGAGGGGGCGCAAAAGAAGCATGATCGGATGAGATCTGGGCAACTTGTCGAGTAAATGTTACATAACTAAACGGGAACCGGAATAAACAAAACTACCATGAAGAGCCATGATAATATGACACTAGTCTATGTCATGTTTTATTCAAGCCTCAGGGCACAAAGAttctaaaaaaaataaaaaaaataaaaataaaaaaagcatTGCCGTCTCACGCATTTCAGGTTCTACATGTCCTTGGAGTCTCGCTCGTCATTCCGTGATAAAAGAAGCCAAACAGTACCGCACGCTACCCGTATCCTGAATATGTGCATGATGCAAAGAAAAGATGCCCTGAGCAACAGTGGCAGGCCAGCTCTAACCAATTCATGTCTGGCGAAGCTCGGCCCCAGCAAAATAGCCTTTGTTTTCAATGACACCGCGGTCCCTGACCACTGCGGTGTATTTAATCACCCACTCGGGAATGATCTCGCCCTTGAGGAGGCCACCCTCATATTCCTCATCATCGCCACCAGACTCGGAAGCGAGTATGCCAGCCCCGCGGATCCCCGGCCCAAGCAGTTCGCGCAGCGTGCCTTGAGGTAGAATATCGGTGCAGTCACTGTGCACCAACAGCTCGATCTTCTGTTCCTTAGCCAGCTtcgccagcggcggcggcacacTACAGCAGTTCTTGACGTTAATCTGGTCCACTGCAGGACGGATTGTGGGCTTCCTGGCCAGGAACCTGGCCAGCTTCTCGCTGCCAAACTCGGAAAGACCAAGACGCTGGACAAGGCCTTCCTTGTGCAGGTCCTCGACGATCCGCCATGTCgctgcctcctcctcgtcgtcaccCTGTTCCCCGTTCTTCTTGTCGGCCTCCCATTCGCAGTCTCCCTCAAAGGACATGCCAGGAAGCGACACTATGAGAAGGTCAACCGCCCGAACACCGAGCTCCCTCAGCACCAGCGATAATGCTTCGCGGGCGTACCGGCGGCGCGACGCGGCAGGAGCCGTCGGCAGGAAGAACAGCTTCGCCGTGATATCGTACTGTGAAGCCTCCTCCTGAAGCCCGGCCGCGAACCAGTCTATGCGCGGCACGAACAGAACCTCACCCTGCTCGTCCTGTTCTTGCTGCGGCTCCCTCGCGGCGTCACCGTTACCAGCCTTCCTCTTCAGCGACGCCTTCTCCCTGGTCGTCCATATGGAAGCAGGCACTCTGCGCCTGTCCCCGTTGATGCCGTTCCCATTGCCATTACCATTGCCGATACCGGCGCCATttccgttgttgttgttgttgtgcgCCGCCgcttcggcctcggcggcg is from Pyricularia oryzae 70-15 chromosome 2, whole genome shotgun sequence and encodes:
- a CDS encoding sensory/regulatory protein rpfC — translated: MVSRDASIAGEAACETNPLGPLKHSEYENGRSGPDTGSFYSSKTSATEQYQPTPESIFASQHDDQINLSSSMLGFNNGSGDDIPPPRSPLTLSLPYVTAADLAFAALHYLPLPVLVLNSLKTVVLANEAMGRLLGFDADGPTAMTVQERLKGRTISQVGIDLLQDGKVARLKWDNFLDLVADNVSLGPTFRPTEGADGSSTPTWASENSDAKQPPRPQTCVDVIISKDDVGKPKATWPHRVSKSNPELYTYAKMLISVWEVDGQMYFTLTFTNTESKVDASARHKKSVAQPSLIEDAKSRSVYATHSSSTGTSSIESPTSSHSSLITPVSLGLSPFPPFGPPNSSTNQNGPSILTKLLTMKDATLDNSQMPILAMWKDGSASFPNKAARAMFRTDQSDASEGDALLRRWDVYDEDFTQALEPQDYPISILLRTETPFTGIRIGMYNPDGQKVVFDVLGEAIKDEQTGEFLAGVIYCRDVSPMKQIINNMKELEDEKFRLICDTMPQLVWTTTPDGRHDFYNDRWYRYTGLTKGDSLGLGWKHPFHPDDMPEAERRWARSLATGQPYDVEYRCRNKDGEWRWMLGRALPLRDPETKEIKKWFGTCTDVHESIQAKVTAERLREQLLTVITHAHVTIFTVDNDRNVTMLEGALRWDATGENYRDLEGDSKWYVGRNMYEVFNTLNSHLEDGERPRFLEPIEAILAGKSTEDIQEHGFDGRWYRTRFIPVSAKLKTAEGFSNNAGSIEGVIGVIFDVTELRAREMDLVEQAKERRQLVANEAAAKEASRLKSQFLANMSHEIRTPITGVIGMSELLLDLELGDEEREYGENIYRSANALLAVINDILDFSKVESGHLDIEEVQFSLSVIVGDVNKMLSFAAERKNLDFQSEIASDIEEDLVVLGDPGRVRQIITNLLTNSIKFTKQGYVRFSVVKERETPDIIEIKFVVEDTGIGIDAQVRSRLFQPFSQGDASTARRFGGTGLGLTISKNLLELMKGRMTLESAEGKGTTATFWIPFNRPPNGSYEGNLVQIDALPDRLQSDISVSCNSLGESEQISTAATKGQADSRASTPSGNKSASSLRRKPSIALGPASPVLADLSMADRAEMHVLLVEDNLIIQQIAIKNIKKLGFKVDAVWNGKEALAYLEGAQDGKNPKPDIILMDVQMPVLDGYRTVHLLRHHFPYKTYVNDVPIVAMTASAIQGDRERCMQAGMDDYLAKPVKSKLLEKMLVRWTKDRRKLPEMTAGLSCSSSECGVSDGSLGTMESPALPPIMSDIADSLLLRRPKQHQQPAVLPVPENINEDNGNGGEMPDSSTPMPIQEGPQSSGFRLLSNESEGAKFQKPLRIMEASERAMHSRDDKLVNAAEDEFSRPSPSYSLEAPLGMGSGFLTEENMGRLGLQEALKQQRSSGPGEG
- a CDS encoding glutamate-cysteine ligase modifier subunit, which encodes MTKLVLSTGNIVSGGPSIIRKPGAFRSNLELTNSLRSNFLAAQEYYAAEAEAAAHNNNNNGNGAGIGNGNGNGNGINGDRRRVPASIWTTREKASLKRKAGNGDAAREPQQEQDEQGEVLFVPRIDWFAAGLQEEASQYDITAKLFFLPTAPAASRRRYAREALSLVLRELGVRAVDLLIVSLPGMSFEGDCEWEADKKNGEQGDDEEEAATWRIVEDLHKEGLVQRLGLSEFGSEKLARFLARKPTIRPAVDQINVKNCCSVPPPLAKLAKEQKIELLVHSDCTDILPQGTLRELLGPGIRGAGILASESGGDDEEYEGGLLKGEIIPEWVIKYTAVVRDRGVIENKGYFAGAELRQT
- a CDS encoding BUD32 protein kinase, which produces MAGSQTTCPDPSSYPFPLPAILTHPASAPPTLITQGAEGRLYKTTYLRPDLPCALKHRPSKPYRHPILDARLTRQRILAEARILSKCRRDGTAAGVPAVYALDEAAGWLMLEWIEGVPVRVSINEWLKRRTRLGASSAIQEDEQLVKLMRKMGAAVAAIHRVGVVHGDLTTSNMMLRPPQNQGEVAEDRLLDGDVVVIDFGLASQSVSDEDRAVDLYVLERAFGSTHPRAEAVFEQVLKGYQEGFKQATPVLRKLEDVRMRGRKRSMIG